GAGGAAGGTGAATCTAGCTCAGAGAAAAAAGACTCCAGCGAGTCAGAAGAAACCTCTGAATCGTCAGGTAGTGAAAcatcaaaatcttcaaaatcgGATGATGTTGATAGTGCAATGGGAGCACAAGATTCTGCGAGTGTACATGCATCagaagaggaagaggaagaggagTGAATAGCTTTATAGGTATGATAATAGAGGTTGTGCCTAAAAACGTTGTCAAAGAAACATATATTTAAAGTCTAAAGACATTACACTAAAATCAGCACTTTTAAAATTAGTATATATTAGGTTTTAAGATTCAATACAAGTAAAGTCAACTAGTAGCAAAATAGACTTGTAATATAACTACTTACTTATAAGTTAAATGtttatatttacaaaaaaacaCAAATCTCTAAATTTAGAGAATTCTGTTTAATTCTTCTACTGTAGATCATTGATTGAAAGCCCATCAAGTAACTCAGAAATGTCAACTTGTTGTGAAAACTCATCATCATGATCTTGTTGGTACCCTTCGTCATCCATAATCATATCATCAGATTCAAATTGGCCTTGTGATTGATTCTTTGAGAgtttatcttttttaacAAGGTGTCTGGGTTTTCTAGCcttttgataaatttctCTGGATGATTCTTGTATTCTTGGATCCcaatataaattaacaTCACGTCTCATTTCTGAATCTTCTTCAAGTTCTGCTTTGAATTGTTCAAGATCTTGGTTAAAGCTACTCTTAGAATTTGCATTGTCAAAAGCAAGCTGTTCTTTTGGAAGTCTTTGTAAGACCCAAGGTCTTTGAATAGATGAATCaagattattttgattttttcgGAAAACCTTCTTGACAAGAATTACATCATGGTTACGTTCTCTCCATTGAAcaaattctgaaatatcTTCAACAACACCAAAGTTATTTAGTGTTCTAAAATCATATCCAGAAACCCAGTCACCTGAATTCAAGTATGCTCCTAAATGGGTGGTTACTATTACACTAGAGTCTGGTATTCCTAAGTCAGACTCTCTGCAAACTTCAACCTCTGCAATACAAACTTTGTTATTCTTACCTTGGTTATGATCTGATCCTACAGCTGAATGCTTCCCCGTGGTATTAATCCTTTCAACATTGAGAACATAAAAGTCAACTAGACTTGAACGTGATAACAATGGGATAAACGAGCTTCCATTAGATCCCGAATATTGCCAATACTTCTCTTTTGTAAGATCTGCTTCTCTTCCTGTGAAAGGATCTATAAGAGAAATTCTGTTAGTTATCTTCTTACATAAcaataaagatgaaataCCTCCTAAGAGTGATATACATAGATTCTTTGGAATAAAAACGACGTCATCTTTACAAATTGGACATAACTCAACAGAAAATGTGAATTTGTTATTGTGAGTATTAGAGCTTAAATCTTGAGAAATAAGCTGTCTACTGTTTTTAACCTTGGATGCAAAATAATGAGTAATAAAGTCAACAAGCTTCTGAGCATGACTCTTCTGTTGAAACTGGAAATCCAATCCATCAGGTTTCTCAACAATATTAGACACTTTCTCATGTGCTCCATGCTTTAGAATAAGTTGTTCCAAGTACAAAAAGGTTCTCTTATGTTCTACTCTCTGACGAACTTGTACAACAGTATTCCAAGTATGAGGAGTAAAGCTCCTTCTACAATCATCACATTGCTGAGCTTGCATAAAGAACTCAACTACTATACTCTGTTGAATAATTGCTCCATTCATTACCTCTTTTTGTATTGTACACTTAACCTTCAATCTTCTACTATGTGGCTCTGTCCAAATAAATGATGCATCTACCAGCCTAACAGTGTTCAAACcctttattttcttcaagcATAAAGCTAATAACTCTCTACTTTCTAACTGACAAGATACCCATGGAGGCTTTTGAAATCTCTCGCATTGCCTAcaaaatgatattattgCTTGCCTAGAAATTCCTTCAGTTATATCAACTTCTGATCGAATACAATTTATACACATTCTAGATGGATTAATTTCTGTTGCAACTCCGCATACACAACAGTTCATATATTTAGGACGTTCTACCCTGTAGCTCATCCCATCCATTTCTCCATAAACTGTTGCATTAGCATCCATATGCATTTGACTATTCTCCATACTACCTACCATCCTTCCACCATCATTACTATCAAACATCATCGGGCTCGCTTTCTATAAATAGTAACTTCGCCCGGTCAATTTATCTCGAAATGTAAAGTTTAACTGGTCGGTCAATTTAAAGTCttttttaatcaaaatgTCTTCCCGCCTAAAAAATGACTATCCTTGTAGAAAATTATAGGGGGAATGTAATAATTGAACGTTTTGGCGGGCTTTTGCTTTTAGTTGGTTAAATTACTAAAGAATAAAGTGGGTTTAGAACTAGTAAGGGTCGGAATGAAAGGGAAATAAAGGTAGAAAGAGAAGGAGCGATGTAGTGGATAGAATTTAGATTTGTTTTATAGATAGAGCTTCCGACTTGTTTATAGTACTTAGGTTATAGATCAAATTTATAGAAAAGGTATCTTAGTTTGTTAGGATATTGAAAACGATGCAAGTGACATAGCGGATGATTAAGGATATTCAGATTTTGGGTAATATTTTGGTGGCAATGGGAAGAGCTGCTAATTGAGAAATTTGGCAAAATTAGCGACGATCTTGGCGAATAGAAACTGCTTCCAGTAATTTTAATGAGTGAAAATTGCTGGTTAAAATTTGGATGGGGGGAGGGGGTAAATTACATAATATAccttatatatttaatatcaaaaatatacttgtgtatattaatttttatattaaggtatacatttatatatacaaataaatataaatgtataaatatatatttattaatattgttattgtagatatattttgaataatacagtttaatattaatattgtatGAATACTTAAGTTAAGTGTGCtgtttattaaagataGTTACTGATAGTAAATAGCAGTAAAACCTAAagagaattaattttcaGGTAGAAATTGAAGAGAATCTTGAAAGGAGGAAAATTAAAcacaaatttgaaattataaaaattatagaaGTTGCCAATACTGCAAGGTGAATtctaattataataattgcAAGTATTCAAGAGGTTTCTCCATAGTATAGGGGAAGAAAGAGGTTggttaaataatatataaagtCAAACAAGACAAATAATACAGTGTAGAGAATACAGgagatttaaatatttgtgaAAAATAGCTCAAAATAACGAGGAAGACAATAAAATTGGTAGTAGAGAGAGGAGCCAAGATCCCAGGACAGGAAGCAATAAGAGGCGTAAGATGAATAGGGAAGAGAATCCTTCAGGCGGATCCAGTGAGGTTTCACAAGAAAACCCTGAAAATCATGAAGGGATTCAAAATGgtgaaaatatttctgaaGACTGGAATCCAGTTGAGGGGGATATAAGAGCTACAGTCTCCAATGATCGTCATCAAGCTCAAAATAACAATTTGGATACTGGAATTCATACCTCGAATAGTTTAAGTTCCGAAAACTATGTAGTTGTTGGTTCTTCAGAAAATGAGATGAGCGAAGAAAAGAGGTTCAAAATTGTAGTTAGACCTTTAAATGGGAGGGATTTAACAGTTGAAGCTTCTCAAACCTCAACAATTCGCCAGCTAAAAGTTCTGATAGAGGTACAGAGCGGGATTGAAGCTATAAACCAACGTCTAATTTTTCGAGGAAGATGTATGCTTGATGATGATACTGTTGGTACATATATTAAAGAGGATGGAGTAATAATACATTTGGTTCCATATGCAAGAAATCAGAGAAATGAAGGCTCAGCTCAACCTGCTTCTGAATCCAGATCAAGAGCTTCGGGAACTGGAGGAAATGCTGCTAACATCCACAACCTTTTTGCTGCAACATCTGGAATACCAGGTTTGAACACATCAATAGGAGGATTTCCTGGTGCAATGATGTTTGGAGCAATTAGATTAGATGGTGAAACAGGTCTTCCCTTGGAAGCTGAAGATTTGATGCAAAGAGTGTTGAGAACTTTTGGAGATGCAGTAAACGGTAATGGGATAGATCAAAATCTGATGAATATTTCCACAGGAACTGGAGATAACAGAAACTTGGGCTCAGTAACGTTTGATTCATTCGCTGTTGGCCAACCAACAACAATACCTGGCTTCTCAGGACTTATTTCTAGTACAGAAAGAAGCAATCAGGAGTCTTTATCCTCCAACACTGATGCAAACAGAACCACAACATCCGCATCAACTGGTGCTACCGCCAATAATTCTGCAAACTCA
This is a stretch of genomic DNA from Cryptosporidium parvum Iowa II chromosome 3, whole genome shotgun sequence. It encodes these proteins:
- a CDS encoding NMD3p like protein involved in nonsense mediated decay, with the protein product MMFDSNDGGRMVGSMENSQMHMDANATVYGEMDGMSYRVERPKYMNCCVCGVATEINPSRMCINCIRSEVDITEGISRQAIISFCRQCERFQKPPWVSCQLESRELLALCLKKIKGLNTVRLVDASFIWTEPHSRRLKVKCTIQKEVMNGAIIQQSIVVEFFMQAQQCDDCRRSFTPHTWNTVVQVRQRVEHKRTFLYLEQLILKHGAHEKVSNIVEKPDGLDFQFQQKSHAQKLVDFITHYFASKVKNSRQLISQDLSSNTHNNKFTFSVELCPICKDDVVFIPKNLCISLLGGISSLLLCKKITNRISLIDPFTGREADLTKEKYWQYSGSNGSSFIPLLSRSSLVDFYVLNVERINTTGKHSAVGSDHNQGKNNKVCIAEVEVCRESDLGIPDSSVIVTTHLGAYLNSGDWVSGYDFRTLNNFGVVEDISEFVQWRERNHDVILVKKVFRKNQNNLDSSIQRPWVLQRLPKEQLAFDNANSKSSFNQDLEQFKAELEEDSEMRRDVNLYWDPRIQESSREIYQKARKPRHLVKKDKLSKNQSQGQFESDDMIMDDEGYQQDHDDEFSQQVDISELLDGLSINDLQ